A genome region from Coprococcus phoceensis includes the following:
- a CDS encoding SpaA isopeptide-forming pilin-related protein: MKKKGNFRKVVSGLLAGMTMLSTVLSPMTAYAAEIQPEEKPPLYEEVKDLLDEDEVVTAKDYEIETGSVFDVKSDYTGLEIKDDNKVKVTFEEAKNDKDEDFTTDHADTYKAVYYVEPVNQEHPKYQVSRKLIVREKETEVQTKVAGSEAVTESETAGSEQQTEEAEDSEAESEITDIDADEFDDLVEQAQNQDTYDEESGLELHDVLEQAGDEGVDLDSMEEGEIATFEAVSAYSERSTQQVTIEKGPLYRYADYNLGTYLTEPYYISYGSVRATAYCVQPAKPGPGSGNYTITKIGDNQALAKVCYYGTDAAGSESFFANKYTDFSEGKRFIIIHMAASYANGSSDAFYGTNDTGETLAKELYNYCVNKPEIPDVAMSFSKPNVKAYVDGNVQRTENIKFNASSQQKITMDLPKGVKLHNVSTGNVSAAGASVTIGGGTTFYLSAPLTQTRDVSDTFSAKMKGSITKDYSAYKLTTNASVQDLAFVFGEGVADEKYVSLKVSWIEQATIEIVKKDDTADVNLAGAVFGVYSDEACTKLITQMPATDKNGKSSVTIIKTQDTVYLKEITAPQGYVVNATATNVKLVASKTSAVTVENKEQLAELTIYKEGQVLTGAEVSENGTVFQYENRRQKNAVYNVYAGADIVTAYGTKVYSKGELVKENLTTGENGSVTLKNLHLGSYVVKEAKAPDNFYNGSEEKPVTLTYAGQNKEVVFADVTFTNERQKADVSVVKQDKDTKKPLKGGIFALYASDDIRNADGSVVVKKGTLIEKVTTGADGTAKFTVDLPIGYSYSVKENQAPEGYVRNTEDVYTFKFSYTNDKEATVSFAHTFSNDRVTAKINLYKVDKETGKAVPQGDATLKGAVYGLYAREDIVHPDGATGTIYKAGEQVASLTIDDKGQASVNGLYLGKYYVKEITPPTGYLADAEEHDLTCSYEGDMTAEVKRECTSSEQVIKQPFQIIKAANNGKTDADLLSGAGFTVYLKSSLTKKADGSYDFDSAKPVVSGENGATEIFTDEKGYACSIPLPFGSYIVRETTTPHNYKPVDDFEVNITEHHPNEPQIWRVLLDEEFKAKLKIVKKDDETKKSVLIAGTEFKVYDLDNKKYVEQVTTYPVTTTHKSYFTDSQGYLIMPKNLKIGHYRIEEVNAPEGYTINKNYVEIAVDANTAYQMDSESGDAIITVDYENHPVKGKLMIYKKGEMLTGYKKDFVYEERYLKGASFNVYAAENIYTPDYQKDENGNRQLIYAKDALVTTVTTGEDGKAVADNLPLGSYYVVEKTAPEGFVLNHDRSDVAFVYADQDTPVIEQEVTVGDDRQKVAIQVEKQDAENGATVAGAVFGIYNKEDIKADGKVIVKADTLLQKMTSDNDGLAACTLDLPLGQYYVKELKAPVGFVSSDEILNLDASYQGQDVKTVKLKTVKKNQPTTVEITKSDVTTGVELDGAKLTVLDKEGNVVDQWTSVKDQPHVIKRLTVGEEYTIREEMAPYGYLKATDVKFTLEDTAEIQKVEMKDEVPTGLLIINKNGEFLDKVTLLDNVKGTVEHLFEYVTGSLTDVTFDVFAAEDIKAADGVSEDYFKADEKVGTITTDSNGIAQMGDLPAGKYYVKEVKTAHGYVLDKEPRYVDLSYRDQDTPVITYDEKWQNARQKVKVTVLKKEKDTERVLAGGVFGLYTSEDIKNAKGEVLLEKDSLIEQRVTDEKGQITFTADLPVDGKYYVKEIFAPDGFVTTEEVQEFTFEYAGEDQAEVSYDFTFENQPTTVELSKTDLTTGKELPGAHLKVTDSDGNTVDEWTSTEESHVIKELVVGKEYTMTETKPADGYVTAESITFTVENTAEIQKVEMKDDVTKVEISKTDITGETEIPGAKLTILDKDDQVVESWTSTEEAHYIEKLPIGKYTLREEQAPKGYLLTADVTFEVKDTGEIQKVAMKDDTAKGKVILNKTDKSSGEPLKGVEFELRDSKGKVLETLKTDAAGHAESKLYEIATFKNGKYDTAIKYYLVETKTLDGYTLDQTKHEVTFAYANDSTPVVEVTFNLTNEKPEVPETPNTPDTPQSHEETKVSNAPKTGDSTNIWLPILLLVISTGGMAGLYICRKRKNK; this comes from the coding sequence ATGAAGAAAAAAGGTAATTTTAGAAAAGTAGTATCTGGCTTGCTGGCAGGCATGACAATGCTTAGTACAGTGTTATCTCCGATGACTGCATATGCAGCGGAGATCCAGCCAGAGGAAAAACCTCCACTTTATGAGGAAGTGAAAGACCTTCTGGATGAAGATGAGGTGGTGACTGCCAAAGATTATGAAATCGAAACAGGCAGTGTATTTGATGTGAAATCAGACTACACAGGACTGGAAATCAAGGATGATAACAAGGTCAAAGTCACATTTGAGGAAGCAAAGAACGACAAGGATGAGGATTTTACGACAGATCATGCGGACACTTACAAAGCGGTCTATTATGTGGAACCGGTAAATCAGGAGCATCCGAAGTACCAGGTCAGCCGAAAACTGATTGTGCGTGAGAAAGAAACAGAAGTACAGACAAAGGTGGCAGGGAGTGAAGCAGTGACCGAATCCGAAACAGCTGGCAGTGAACAGCAGACAGAAGAAGCGGAGGATTCAGAAGCAGAATCGGAGATTACCGATATTGACGCTGATGAATTTGATGATTTGGTAGAGCAGGCACAGAACCAGGATACCTATGATGAAGAATCAGGGTTAGAGCTTCATGATGTTTTGGAACAGGCAGGAGACGAAGGTGTGGATCTTGATTCTATGGAAGAAGGAGAGATTGCAACATTTGAAGCAGTTTCGGCTTATTCAGAAAGAAGTACACAGCAGGTAACAATCGAAAAAGGACCTCTGTATAGATATGCAGATTATAATCTTGGAACCTATCTGACAGAGCCGTACTATATCAGCTACGGAAGTGTCAGAGCAACTGCGTATTGTGTACAGCCAGCAAAGCCAGGACCTGGATCCGGAAATTATACAATCACAAAGATTGGAGACAATCAGGCGTTAGCGAAAGTGTGTTATTACGGTACAGATGCCGCAGGAAGTGAAAGCTTTTTTGCGAATAAATACACGGATTTTTCAGAAGGAAAAAGATTCATCATCATTCATATGGCTGCATCATATGCCAACGGAAGTAGTGATGCATTTTACGGAACAAATGATACAGGAGAGACTTTGGCAAAAGAACTCTATAATTATTGTGTGAATAAGCCGGAAATACCAGATGTAGCGATGTCATTTTCCAAACCGAATGTAAAAGCTTATGTAGATGGTAATGTTCAGAGAACGGAGAATATCAAGTTCAACGCATCTTCCCAGCAGAAAATCACAATGGACTTACCAAAGGGAGTAAAGCTCCATAATGTATCTACTGGAAATGTAAGTGCGGCAGGTGCAAGCGTAACAATTGGAGGAGGAACCACGTTTTATCTCTCAGCTCCTCTGACACAGACAAGAGATGTAAGTGATACTTTTTCTGCAAAAATGAAGGGAAGTATTACAAAAGATTATTCCGCATATAAACTGACTACGAATGCAAGTGTTCAGGATCTGGCATTTGTATTTGGAGAAGGTGTTGCTGATGAGAAATATGTAAGCTTAAAGGTGTCCTGGATTGAACAGGCTACGATCGAAATCGTAAAGAAAGACGATACAGCGGACGTCAATCTTGCAGGTGCAGTATTCGGTGTATACAGCGATGAGGCTTGCACAAAGCTGATTACTCAGATGCCGGCAACAGATAAGAATGGAAAATCCTCTGTTACGATCATCAAGACACAGGATACCGTTTATCTGAAAGAGATCACAGCACCACAGGGATATGTAGTAAATGCAACGGCTACGAATGTAAAACTGGTAGCAAGTAAGACCTCAGCTGTAACCGTGGAAAATAAAGAACAGCTGGCAGAGCTTACCATTTACAAAGAAGGACAGGTTCTGACAGGAGCAGAGGTCAGTGAAAATGGAACAGTATTTCAGTATGAAAACCGCAGACAGAAAAATGCAGTATATAACGTGTATGCCGGGGCAGATATCGTAACAGCTTATGGCACAAAAGTGTACAGCAAAGGTGAACTTGTAAAAGAAAACCTGACAACAGGTGAGAATGGTTCTGTCACACTGAAAAACCTGCATCTTGGAAGCTATGTGGTGAAAGAAGCAAAAGCACCGGACAATTTCTATAACGGCAGCGAAGAAAAGCCAGTGACTCTGACTTATGCCGGACAGAATAAAGAAGTTGTATTTGCAGATGTGACTTTTACCAACGAAAGACAGAAAGCAGATGTTTCCGTAGTAAAACAGGATAAAGACACCAAGAAACCACTGAAAGGCGGTATTTTTGCTCTGTATGCATCCGATGATATCAGAAATGCAGACGGAAGCGTTGTTGTGAAAAAAGGAACGCTGATTGAGAAAGTAACTACTGGCGCAGACGGAACTGCAAAATTCACAGTAGACCTGCCAATCGGATATTCCTATTCTGTAAAAGAAAATCAGGCACCGGAAGGCTATGTAAGAAATACAGAAGATGTGTATACGTTCAAGTTTTCTTACACCAATGATAAAGAAGCAACCGTATCTTTTGCCCATACCTTCAGCAATGACCGTGTGACAGCAAAGATTAATCTTTATAAAGTGGATAAAGAGACAGGAAAAGCAGTACCGCAGGGAGATGCGACACTGAAAGGTGCAGTTTATGGACTGTATGCCCGTGAAGATATCGTGCACCCGGATGGAGCAACGGGAACTATTTATAAAGCAGGAGAGCAGGTAGCTTCTCTTACAATAGATGACAAAGGACAGGCTTCTGTAAATGGCTTATATCTTGGCAAATATTATGTCAAAGAGATTACTCCGCCGACCGGATACCTGGCAGATGCAGAAGAGCATGATCTTACGTGCAGTTATGAAGGAGATATGACAGCAGAAGTAAAAAGAGAGTGCACTTCCAGTGAGCAGGTCATCAAGCAGCCATTCCAGATCATCAAAGCAGCCAACAATGGGAAGACAGATGCAGATCTGTTATCCGGAGCTGGATTTACAGTTTATCTGAAATCTTCCCTTACAAAGAAAGCAGATGGAAGCTATGATTTTGATTCTGCCAAACCAGTAGTGAGTGGAGAAAATGGAGCAACGGAGATTTTCACAGATGAAAAAGGATATGCCTGCAGTATTCCATTACCATTTGGAAGCTATATCGTGCGTGAAACTACAACACCGCACAATTACAAGCCGGTCGATGATTTTGAAGTGAATATCACAGAGCATCATCCAAATGAGCCGCAGATCTGGCGAGTGCTTCTGGATGAAGAGTTTAAGGCAAAACTGAAAATCGTGAAAAAAGACGATGAAACAAAGAAATCCGTATTGATTGCCGGAACAGAATTTAAGGTATATGACCTGGACAACAAAAAGTATGTGGAACAGGTAACAACGTATCCTGTGACAACTACTCATAAGTCCTATTTTACGGACAGTCAGGGATATCTGATCATGCCGAAGAATCTAAAGATCGGACATTACCGGATTGAGGAAGTCAATGCACCGGAAGGGTACACAATCAACAAGAACTATGTAGAGATTGCAGTGGATGCAAACACAGCATACCAGATGGATTCTGAGAGCGGAGATGCCATTATTACGGTAGATTACGAGAACCATCCGGTAAAAGGAAAGTTGATGATCTATAAAAAAGGTGAGATGCTGACCGGATACAAGAAGGATTTTGTTTATGAAGAAAGATACCTGAAGGGTGCATCATTTAATGTCTATGCAGCTGAAAATATCTATACACCGGATTATCAGAAAGATGAAAACGGAAACAGACAGCTGATCTATGCAAAAGATGCACTGGTAACAACGGTAACGACTGGAGAAGACGGAAAAGCAGTTGCTGATAACCTGCCACTTGGTTCTTACTATGTAGTAGAAAAGACTGCACCGGAAGGATTTGTCCTGAACCATGACAGATCAGATGTCGCATTTGTCTATGCAGATCAGGATACACCTGTGATCGAACAGGAAGTGACTGTTGGCGATGACCGACAGAAAGTTGCAATCCAGGTAGAAAAACAGGATGCAGAGAATGGTGCAACCGTAGCAGGGGCTGTCTTTGGTATCTATAACAAAGAGGATATCAAGGCAGATGGAAAAGTGATTGTGAAAGCAGATACACTCTTACAGAAAATGACTTCTGATAATGATGGTCTTGCAGCATGTACGCTGGATCTGCCACTTGGACAGTATTATGTGAAAGAGTTAAAAGCACCGGTGGGATTTGTATCCTCTGATGAAATTCTGAATCTGGATGCTTCTTACCAGGGACAGGATGTGAAGACAGTAAAACTGAAAACAGTGAAAAAGAACCAGCCGACAACAGTAGAAATCACGAAATCTGATGTAACAACAGGTGTGGAACTGGATGGGGCAAAACTCACCGTTCTTGATAAAGAAGGAAATGTTGTGGATCAGTGGACTTCTGTAAAAGATCAGCCACATGTGATCAAACGACTGACAGTTGGTGAGGAATACACCATTCGTGAGGAAATGGCACCTTATGGTTATCTGAAAGCAACGGATGTGAAGTTCACGCTGGAAGATACCGCAGAGATTCAGAAAGTAGAGATGAAAGATGAAGTTCCGACAGGACTTCTGATCATCAACAAAAATGGAGAGTTTTTGGATAAAGTGACACTTCTGGACAATGTAAAAGGTACTGTGGAGCATCTCTTTGAATATGTAACCGGAAGTCTTACAGATGTAACTTTCGATGTATTTGCTGCGGAAGATATCAAAGCGGCAGATGGTGTCAGTGAAGATTATTTCAAAGCAGATGAAAAAGTAGGAACCATTACTACGGATTCCAATGGTATTGCACAGATGGGAGATCTACCGGCTGGCAAGTACTATGTGAAGGAAGTAAAAACAGCCCATGGTTATGTGCTGGATAAAGAGCCGAGATATGTTGACCTTTCCTACCGTGATCAGGACACACCAGTCATTACTTATGATGAGAAATGGCAGAATGCCCGTCAGAAAGTAAAGGTTACGGTTCTGAAGAAAGAAAAAGATACAGAGCGTGTCCTTGCAGGTGGCGTCTTCGGTCTTTATACCAGTGAAGATATCAAAAATGCAAAGGGCGAGGTACTTCTTGAGAAAGACAGTCTGATCGAGCAGCGAGTAACAGATGAAAAAGGACAGATCACTTTTACGGCAGATCTTCCGGTGGACGGAAAATACTATGTGAAAGAAATCTTTGCGCCGGACGGATTTGTTACAACAGAAGAAGTACAGGAATTTACCTTTGAATATGCCGGAGAAGATCAGGCAGAAGTAAGCTACGACTTTACTTTTGAAAATCAGCCAACCACAGTGGAGCTGTCCAAAACAGACCTGACAACAGGTAAAGAACTTCCAGGTGCACACCTGAAAGTAACGGATTCAGATGGCAATACAGTAGATGAATGGACTTCTACGGAAGAATCCCATGTGATCAAAGAACTGGTTGTTGGTAAGGAATACACCATGACAGAGACAAAACCGGCTGATGGATATGTCACTGCAGAAAGTATTACCTTTACAGTAGAGAATACAGCAGAAATTCAGAAAGTAGAGATGAAAGATGATGTGACAAAAGTAGAGATCAGTAAGACTGATATCACAGGAGAAACTGAGATTCCAGGTGCGAAACTGACGATTCTCGATAAGGATGATCAGGTAGTAGAGAGCTGGACTTCTACAGAGGAAGCACACTATATCGAAAAACTTCCAATCGGTAAATATACCTTACGTGAAGAGCAGGCACCGAAAGGATATCTTCTGACAGCCGATGTGACATTTGAGGTGAAAGATACCGGAGAAATCCAGAAAGTGGCTATGAAAGATGATACTGCCAAGGGAAAAGTGATTCTCAATAAGACAGATAAATCATCAGGAGAACCGCTGAAAGGGGTAGAATTTGAACTCCGTGACAGCAAAGGAAAGGTTCTGGAAACCTTAAAGACAGACGCTGCCGGTCATGCAGAAAGTAAGCTGTATGAGATTGCCACATTTAAGAACGGCAAATATGATACAGCAATCAAGTATTATCTGGTGGAAACAAAAACACTGGATGGATACACACTGGATCAGACCAAGCATGAAGTGACATTTGCTTATGCGAATGACAGTACGCCGGTCGTGGAAGTCACTTTCAATCTGACAAATGAGAAACCGGAAGTTCCAGAAACACCGAACACACCGGATACACCACAGTCCCATGAAGAGACAAAAGTATCAAATGCACCAAAAACAGGTGACAGCACGAATATTTGGCTGCCGATTCTGCTTCTGGTAATCTCCACAGGAGGTATGGCAGGACTTTATATCTGCAGAAAAAGGAAAAACAAATAA
- a CDS encoding CD1107 family mobile element protein, with amino-acid sequence MMNLEKMKQKKRTNTKSRVKKSLLAATTFLCLTTPLLQTQTAYAAENTTPAITIEKPDGWKQGETTIAVTVDASHMPEGFSIAKIEAKPGKDGSWQDVTGSGSITITGNQTVYVRVTDGDGKVYEQNRSIKCYDTEKPTLSASLTDGVLTIQGNDTVSGITAVTVNGTTYTDLKDGMLRVQLTQKDFTTKQIEITVTDGAGNTSEKYVLQNPYYEWAKKQAEKQKTSSDSNGAMATTTSADATGTEKTTTSPLPQDAQASEPTDAKGTVDDRTVTGIEEQLNKEGETADSVTKTATEGTKEFYTISTKSGKIFYLIIDNSKSQDNVYFLTEVSEKDLMNFTLSDSVTLPEVDTVYAEPEKQAEEEKPETTETAEKDKVEDEIQMPEDKSPFGTYLLIALVAVGAAAGGYYFKVYKPKHEYDDEDEMEEDEDESEDSESEKREVDDADEQEESIEPEILRDEDFDDAVLEDEEEEQE; translated from the coding sequence ATGATGAATCTGGAAAAAATGAAACAGAAGAAGAGAACAAATACTAAAAGCAGGGTAAAAAAGAGTCTGCTTGCAGCAACGACATTTCTTTGCCTGACAACACCTTTGCTCCAGACACAGACTGCTTATGCAGCTGAGAATACCACGCCTGCAATCACGATTGAGAAACCGGATGGATGGAAACAGGGAGAAACAACCATTGCTGTTACGGTAGATGCCAGCCATATGCCGGAAGGTTTCTCAATAGCAAAGATTGAAGCAAAACCAGGAAAAGATGGAAGCTGGCAGGATGTAACTGGAAGCGGAAGTATCACGATCACAGGAAATCAGACAGTGTATGTGCGTGTGACAGATGGTGATGGAAAGGTGTATGAGCAGAATCGTTCTATTAAGTGTTATGACACGGAAAAGCCGACACTCTCTGCTTCCCTGACAGATGGTGTGCTGACGATTCAGGGGAATGATACAGTATCCGGGATTACTGCAGTAACAGTTAATGGCACCACTTATACAGATCTGAAGGATGGAATGCTGAGAGTGCAACTGACACAGAAAGATTTTACTACAAAACAGATTGAGATTACGGTAACAGACGGTGCCGGAAATACTTCTGAAAAGTATGTGTTGCAGAATCCTTATTATGAATGGGCAAAGAAGCAGGCAGAGAAACAGAAAACCTCCAGTGACAGCAATGGTGCAATGGCAACTACGACCAGTGCAGATGCAACGGGAACTGAAAAAACAACGACTTCTCCGCTTCCGCAGGATGCACAAGCTTCTGAGCCAACAGATGCAAAAGGAACTGTGGATGATCGGACAGTGACAGGTATTGAGGAACAGCTTAATAAAGAAGGCGAGACAGCAGATTCTGTTACTAAAACAGCTACGGAAGGCACAAAAGAGTTTTATACCATTTCAACTAAGAGTGGTAAGATTTTTTATCTGATCATCGACAATTCAAAATCTCAGGATAATGTGTATTTCCTTACAGAAGTCAGCGAGAAAGATCTGATGAACTTCACACTTTCTGATTCCGTGACACTTCCGGAAGTAGATACTGTTTATGCAGAACCAGAGAAACAGGCTGAAGAAGAAAAGCCGGAAACAACTGAGACAGCTGAGAAAGATAAGGTAGAGGATGAAATCCAGATGCCAGAAGATAAAAGTCCATTTGGAACGTATCTTCTGATTGCACTGGTTGCAGTAGGAGCTGCGGCAGGAGGATATTACTTCAAAGTCTATAAACCAAAGCATGAATATGATGACGAGGATGAGATGGAAGAGGATGAAGATGAATCCGAAGATTCAGAATCTGAAAAGCGGGAAGTAGACGATGCAGATGAGCAGGAAGAAAGTATAGAACCAGAAATCCTGAGAGACGAGGATTTTGATGATGCTGTGCTGGAAGATGAAGAAGAGGAGCAGGAGTAA
- a CDS encoding DUF4315 family protein: MKSLEKATADYEKAKEKMEASKARYEADLKRFKAAEIAKTEAENLEIVRIIRAMDMSIPELEAFKKKMKNELPGRVEIQKEEIKADDESGKNETEEENKY, from the coding sequence ATGAAAAGTCTTGAAAAAGCAACGGCAGATTATGAGAAAGCCAAGGAAAAAATGGAAGCATCTAAAGCCAGATATGAAGCAGATTTAAAGCGGTTCAAGGCTGCGGAGATTGCAAAAACAGAAGCAGAAAATCTGGAAATTGTAAGAATTATCCGTGCAATGGATATGAGTATTCCGGAATTGGAAGCTTTTAAAAAGAAAATGAAAAATGAGTTGCCCGGCAGGGTAGAAATACAGAAGGAGGAAATAAAAGCCGATGATGAATCTGGAAAAAATGAAACAGAAGAAGAGAACAAATACTAA
- a CDS encoding CD1108 family mobile element protein, with product MKVRDKKVQKMTKDGLVEENLTDKSSVCVSNRASDVQMGIKQGEKEENLVDKSHRQSERSGKNIRPSVQKSRDAPELIRAEKQSEDLGQSRKQQNRKRIRAEVGKESRLAEKSEAGQSGRLKEKRADLSENRGDSRRNQTGGSKKPKQKQRLKFAYEETGASVKNDKDMEKLNQMDTDGVNFRHQKQKEKAKKFSYEEAKKKKEAKQHSKKAQVYQANDGEAPGKKKSRLKFGEGESVKTEKTSVVKKAGSAASAALHREISKNEDDNAAVEGAHKLEESGEGVYRLEQRSARRRKQRAFRKRSRLERQEEKQTQAAARQEQKKLKKQIQKQQIKRDYAKAKRSEQTVGTATKGTIDYIKKIGGKVTNFFKENRKVYISVAVLIGLMFLIITNVTSCSAVFLQNVITYTGTSYLSSDQAIREAELYYTQLEANLQERINNMESEEPGHEEYRYNIGPIEHDPFILISYLSAKYEEFTFEQVKPELDALFAEQYHLTTEAVNETVTETATVRVGESLGQVVTSGYCNCPICCGIWSGGPTASGAYPTANHTLAVDASNPFVPMGTKVVMNGVEYTVEDTGAFARYGVQFDVYYDSHAAASAHGHQTWECYLADDNGSNEVEVTRIRDVDTLNVTLTSGNLMSICQDRLGFFQKELFSAYNDTKGNLQMFATPVDFNWYSSVTSYYGYRIHPISGANQLHNGMDIGAPEGTKVMAGLTGTVTTSAYNDSYGNYVVIKDSKGYELRYAHLSSRSVSAGASVTKGDEIGLVGNTGNSTGSHLHIELLKNGERLNPIFYLETGEGTGFGGNEYTSEAAQRLLEEAAKYLGTPYVWGGYSPSGFDCSGFVSYCLVHSGVRNTGRLTAQGLYNICTPVSQSEAQPGDLIFFTGTYDAGEPVTHIGIYVGNGQMIHCGHPVQYTSINSPYWQSHFYGFGRW from the coding sequence ATGAAAGTCAGGGATAAAAAAGTCCAAAAGATGACCAAGGATGGTCTGGTGGAAGAAAACCTGACAGATAAATCTTCTGTTTGTGTCAGTAACCGTGCCAGTGATGTACAGATGGGAATAAAACAGGGGGAAAAAGAAGAAAACCTTGTGGATAAGTCTCACCGCCAGTCTGAACGGAGTGGGAAAAATATTCGTCCCTCTGTGCAAAAATCCAGAGATGCACCGGAACTGATACGGGCAGAGAAGCAAAGTGAGGATCTTGGACAGAGTAGAAAACAGCAAAATAGAAAAAGAATCCGTGCTGAAGTCGGAAAAGAATCCAGACTTGCAGAAAAATCCGAAGCCGGACAGTCAGGGAGACTGAAAGAAAAACGTGCGGATCTATCAGAAAACAGAGGAGACAGCCGGAGAAATCAGACCGGTGGTAGCAAAAAGCCAAAACAAAAACAGCGTTTGAAGTTTGCTTATGAGGAAACTGGTGCTTCTGTGAAAAATGATAAAGATATGGAGAAATTGAACCAGATGGATACGGATGGAGTCAATTTCCGACATCAGAAACAGAAGGAAAAAGCCAAAAAGTTTTCTTATGAGGAAGCAAAAAAGAAGAAGGAAGCAAAGCAGCATTCCAAGAAGGCACAGGTCTATCAGGCAAATGATGGAGAAGCTCCTGGAAAGAAGAAATCCCGCTTGAAGTTTGGCGAAGGGGAATCTGTGAAAACAGAAAAAACTTCTGTTGTCAAGAAAGCAGGAAGTGCAGCTTCCGCAGCATTGCACCGTGAGATCAGCAAAAATGAAGACGATAATGCGGCGGTAGAAGGTGCCCATAAGTTAGAAGAAAGCGGCGAAGGTGTTTACCGGCTGGAACAGAGAAGTGCCAGACGCAGGAAACAGAGGGCATTCAGAAAAAGAAGCAGACTTGAAAGACAGGAAGAGAAACAGACACAGGCGGCAGCCCGTCAGGAACAGAAGAAACTGAAAAAACAGATTCAGAAGCAACAGATCAAACGGGATTATGCCAAAGCGAAGCGAAGTGAACAGACAGTAGGAACAGCTACAAAAGGTACGATTGATTATATCAAGAAGATTGGCGGCAAAGTCACCAACTTTTTTAAAGAAAACCGGAAGGTGTATATCAGTGTAGCAGTTCTGATCGGATTGATGTTTCTGATCATAACGAATGTCACGTCATGCTCTGCAGTGTTTTTACAAAATGTGATCACTTACACCGGAACCAGTTATCTGTCATCGGATCAGGCAATCCGGGAAGCGGAACTGTATTACACACAGCTGGAAGCTAATCTGCAGGAGCGGATCAACAATATGGAATCTGAAGAACCAGGACATGAGGAATACCGATATAACATCGGACCTATTGAGCATGATCCGTTTATCCTGATTAGTTATCTGTCTGCAAAGTATGAAGAATTTACTTTTGAACAGGTCAAGCCGGAGCTGGACGCCTTGTTTGCAGAGCAATATCATTTAACTACTGAAGCAGTCAATGAGACTGTAACGGAGACAGCAACAGTAAGAGTTGGAGAATCTTTGGGACAGGTTGTGACCAGTGGATATTGTAACTGTCCAATCTGTTGTGGTATTTGGAGCGGAGGACCGACTGCCAGTGGAGCATATCCAACTGCCAATCATACCTTAGCGGTAGATGCTTCCAATCCGTTTGTTCCAATGGGAACAAAGGTAGTTATGAATGGTGTCGAATATACCGTAGAAGATACCGGAGCTTTCGCAAGATACGGTGTACAATTTGATGTCTATTATGACAGTCATGCGGCAGCATCTGCACATGGACATCAGACCTGGGAATGTTATCTTGCAGATGATAACGGAAGCAATGAAGTCGAAGTGACCAGAATCAGAGATGTGGACACGCTGAATGTAACATTGACCAGTGGAAACCTGATGTCAATCTGTCAGGACAGGTTGGGATTTTTCCAGAAAGAACTGTTCAGTGCCTACAACGATACCAAAGGCAACCTGCAGATGTTTGCAACACCGGTTGATTTTAACTGGTATTCCAGTGTGACCAGCTATTATGGATATCGGATTCATCCAATATCAGGAGCAAATCAGTTACACAATGGTATGGATATCGGAGCACCGGAAGGGACAAAAGTAATGGCAGGGCTGACCGGAACGGTTACAACTTCTGCTTATAACGACAGCTATGGCAATTATGTTGTAATCAAGGACAGTAAAGGCTATGAACTGCGGTATGCACATTTAAGCAGCCGGAGTGTATCTGCAGGTGCATCCGTCACGAAAGGTGATGAGATCGGTCTTGTAGGAAATACCGGAAATTCTACAGGAAGCCATCTTCACATTGAACTTTTGAAAAATGGAGAGCGGTTAAACCCGATCTTTTATCTGGAAACAGGAGAAGGGACAGGCTTTGGTGGTAATGAATATACCAGTGAAGCAGCGCAACGTTTACTGGAAGAGGCTGCAAAATATCTTGGAACACCGTATGTGTGGGGCGGATATTCCCCAAGTGGATTCGATTGTTCCGGATTTGTCAGCTACTGTCTGGTTCATTCCGGGGTAAGAAATACGGGAAGGCTGACTGCACAGGGACTGTACAACATTTGTACGCCAGTATCCCAGTCAGAAGCACAGCCAGGAGATCTGATCTTCTTTACCGGAACCTACGATGCAGGAGAACCAGTAACGCATATTGGAATCTATGTGGGCAATGGTCAGATGATCCATTGTGGGCATCCGGTTCAGTACACGTCCATCAACTCTCCATACTGGCAGAGCCATTTCTATGGATTCGGGCGATGGTAA